The Geothrix oryzae DNA window GGCCACGGCGGTGATGGTGCCGGTGATGCCGCTGATGATCCCCGTGATCTGCTTGGGGCTAAACACCTTGAAGCCGCTGAGCTCCTTGCCGCGCAGACCCTTGATGCGGCGCAGGGCATCCTCCACCAGGGCGGCCCCGTCGTCGGCGGTGAGGCGGGGGTCGATGCGGGCCTGGAAGAAGAGCTGCCGGCGCTGCGTCTCGGACAGCTGGGCCAGGCCCGTGCTGAGCGGGATGAGGATGTTCTGGTCCGGGTCGTTGCCCAGCTGCGCACCCTGCTCCTCCAGCACGCCGATCACCTCGAGGCTGAGGGTCGGCGTGGTGAGGATGTGGCCGAGCGGGTTGCCCTTCAGGCCCAGTTTCTCGATGACCCGGGGGCCGATGATGGCCACCTTGTTGCCCAGCCGCAGGTCCGAGGGCACGAAGTTGCGGCCCGCCACCAGGTTGATGCTGTTGAGTTCGAGGTAGCTCTCGTCCGTCATGATGAGGTTGGCGTTGGCGGTGCGGCCATCGGCCTTCACCTCCGAGCCGTTGAAGAAGATCGGCGTCACTTGGGTGATCTGGGGCACCGCGTGGGCCAGGGCCCGCATGTTGTCCAGCGTCAGGTCCTTGTTCTTGATCTTGGTGAGCTCGGCGAAGGGCATGTCGCCCGGCATGACGGGCCGGATGAAGATGGTCTGGCTGCCCGCGCGCTCCACCTGCTTCAGGACGCTGGTCTGGAGGCCCTGCACCAGGCTCACCACCACGATCACGGCCGCCACGCCGATGATGATGCCGAGGGTGGTGAGGGCGGAGCGCAGCTTGTTGGCCTTGAGGGCGCGAACGGCGGCGGAGAGGGGCTCGCGGATGTCCATTATTTTTTCGTGTCCTTGACCTTCGCCAGGTCGCTGTCCGACCGGGCGCGCAGCGTCACCGTGGCCTTGTCCTTCAGCTCCTTCAGCTTCCGGATGGGCCCCGTGAGCACTTTGTCACCCTCGGCCAGGCCCTCCTTGAGCTCGAAGAACTGGGTGTTGGCGATGCCCACCTGCACGGTCCGCTCCTGGGCCTTGCCGCCCTTGAAGACCATGACGATGTTGCGGGTCATGGGGGCCAGGAGGCCCTGCTTCTGGGCCTCGTCGGGATTCCCCTCGCGCTCGAGCACGGCCTGCAGGGGGACGCGCAGCACGCCCTTGGCCTCGCGGGTGAGGATCACGGCGCGGGTGCTCATGCCGGGCCGCAGCTGGCCCAGGTCCGACGCCTGGCCCTGGAGCAGCACCTTCACCTTGTAGAGGTTGGCGTCCGTGCCCGTCTTTTCCGTGCCCGTGGCCACCTCGATGACGGAGCCCGGGAAGACCTTCCCCGGCAGCGACTCCACGGTGACCTGGGCGGTCTGGCCCACCTTCGTGCGCACCACTTCGCTTTCGTTGACCTTGATCTCCGCCTGCATCTCGCTCATGTCGGAGATGACCATCAGCGTGGCGCCCGGCAGGTTGCTCATGCCGGGAATGGCGGTCTCGCCCTTTTCCGCCTTCAGGCTCGTGACCCGGCCCGTGATGGGCGCGCGCAGGGTGGCCTTGGACAGGCCGTCCTGCATGGCCTTCAGGTTGGCATCGCTCTGGGCGACATTGGCCCGGGCGCTGTTGTAGGAGAGGACGGCGCTCTCCTTGGCGAGCTTCTGCTGGCGGAAGTCCTCGTCCGACATGAGGCCCTGCTGGCGCAGGGCCTCGTAGCGCGGGAAGCTGTCCACGGCGCGGCGCATGGCGGCCTCGAGGCGGGAGGCGTCCTGCCGCGCGGCCTCAAGCAGGCCCTGGGCCTGGGCCAGGGCCTGCTTGAGGCGCTCCTGGTCGATGCTGACGAGCAGGTCGCCCGCCTTCACATCCTGGCCGTCCTTCACATGGATGGCCTTGATCTCGCCGGCCACGGAGGTGCCGATGTTGATCTGGGTCTTGGCGCGGATCTCGCCGCTGGCGCTGATGGTCTCGCGGATGTCGCCGCGGCCCACCGCATCCCAGGAATAGGCGCTGTCCTCATCCTTGGCGCCGCCGAAGGCGATGCCGAGAACGATCAGGATGACGAGGGCGGCGGCCCCGCCGAGCAGGAGCTTGGTGTTCCGGGACGCCATCTACTTGGCTCCGAGGATGCGGAGGCCGATGCCGAAGGCCATGGGCAGGAGGACGCAGATGAGGGCCCCGGAGGTCTTCATGCGGACGAGGTGGCGCAGGGCGAAATAGGTCAGCACGGCCTCGGCCAGGTAGAACAGGTCGATGCTGTAGAGGAAGGCGTGGAGCTTGAGGTTCTCCACATGCATGAAGTAGCCCAGGGAGGTCGGGGCGAGCTTCTCGGGGGTGAGGCCGCCGATGGGACGCACCAGGCAGATGACGATCAGGAGCAGGGTATGGGGCAGCCGCACCAGGGTGGGGACCACGGCGGCACTGAGGGCCTGTGGGTAAGAGGGGGCTTCGGCCTCGGGCAGGGCCTTGCCGATCAGCCAGTAGAAGAGCCCCACCAGGGCCATGGCCGCGGCGGTGCCGAAGAGGGCGCCGATGATGCCGAAGGGGAGGACGAACTTCTTCTGCATCTCGATGATCATGTCGATCTGCGAGGCCTGGACCTGGGGATTGCGCTCCAGGATGGGCCGCAGCATCTCCTCCACATCCACCCGCAGGCCCCAGATCACCGTGACCACTAGGGCGGCCACGACGAGGACCCCCAGGGCCCAGCCCCAGCTGGGGGCCTTGTTGAGCTTCTGGAAGAGCTCCACGGGGGCCGTGAAGACGCCGACGATCTGGTCGATGAGCCCGGGGGCCTTGGGGCGCGGTGCCTCGGGCTGGTCACCGTACAGGGAGGAGGACTGATCGCTCATGGGGGTCTCCGGAGGCAACACCGTACTGGATAGGGGACCCCATTGTCCCATCCTTCCGCCCAGCGGCGGGAATCCACCGCCGGCCGGGCGGAGGGCTCCGGGGGATGGGCCATGACACTTCGTCAAGGAAGCCTTGAGATCCCTGACAATCAGGGCCCGCCGGCCTACACTGGCTTTTTCTCGTTCGGCAGCCATCCATTCCCATCCCGCCATTCCATCCCGGAGCTCCCATGGCCACCCTCGCCGCGAAATCCGAAGCGCTGATCCAGCAGGAAAACCAGTACGGCGCCCACAACTACCATCCCCTCGATGTGGTCTGCACCAAGGGCGAGGGCGTCTTCCTCACGGATGTGGACGGCAAGAAGTACATGGACTTCCTGGCCGCCTACTCCGCCGTGAACCAGGGACACAACCACCCGAAGATCGGCGAGGCGATGATCGCCCAGATCAAGACGCTGGCGCTCACCAGCCGCGCCTTCCGCAACGACCAGTTCCCCCCGCTGCTCGAGAAGCTCTGCAAGCTCACGGGCTTCGACAAGGCCCTGCTCATGAACAGCGGAGCCGAAGCTGTTGAAACGGCCCTGAAGGCCATGCGCAAGTGGGGCTACGACAAGAAGGGCATCGAGTACGGCAAGGCCGAGATCATCGTGGCCGACGGCAACTTCCACGGCCGCACCACCACCATCGTGGGCTTCAGCACCGACCCCGACAGCACCAGCCGCTTCGGCCCCTTCACCCCCGGCTTCGTGATCGTGCCCTATGGCGACCTGGAGGCGGTGAAGAAGGCGATCAACCCCAACACCTGCGCCATCTTCATGGAGCCCATCCAGGGCGAGGGCGGCGTGGTCATCCCACCCGACGGCTTCCTCAGGGGCCTGCGTGACCTCGCCACGAAGAACAACTGCCTCCTGGTGCTCGACGAGATCCAGTCCGGCCTGGGCCGCACGGGCAAGCTGTTCGCCTTCGAGCACGAGGGCATCCGCCCCGACGGCATCACCATCGGCAAGGCCCTCAGTGGCGGCTACTACCCCGTGAGCGCCTTCCTGGCCAACGACGAGGTCATGGATGTGTTCACCCCCGGCATCCACGGCAGCACCTACGGCGGCAACCCGCTGGCCTGCGCCGTGGCCAGCGCAGCCCTTGATGTGTTGGTGGACGAAAAGCTGGCGGAGCGCGCCGCCGAGCTGGGCGAGTACTTCGCCAAGCGCCTGAAGGACATGAAGTCCGACAAGGTGGAGCTGGTGCGCGTGCGCGGCCTCTGGGCCGGTGTGCAGCTCAAGGAGAGCGCGGGGAAGGCCCGCCCCTACTGCTACCAGCTCAAGGAGCGCGGCATGCTCTGCAAGGACACCCACGAGCAGATCATCCGTCTCGCGCCGCCCCTCGTGATCACCAAGGAGCAGATCGACTGGGCGGTGGATCAGCTGGAAGCCGTGCTTCAGGGCTGAATGACTGCACAAGTCACAATCTGATTACCCCATCCACGCCTGGGTGATGGGAAAATGAAGGACATCATCGGGAATTTCATAATCCCCGGAGTTCCTTCATGTTGAAAACGATCCTGACTTGCCTGTTGGTCCTGGTTCCAGGGGCGGCGCAGCCGCCCCTGGAACCGGCCGGCGTCCGGGCCTCTGGGGCCATTCCGGGCTTCCAGGCCGATCCGGCGCCACCGGCCTGGCTGCGCCTGGATTCCCATCTGCTGGCGGATCCCGATTGCCGCCACTACAGCTACGAGGCCTATGCCGCTCCGGATGGCTGGCTGGTGCGCTACATCATGTTCCCGGAGGACCGGGAGGATTTCCGGGAGATCGAGCAGGTCTTCCTCTATCCCAAGAACCGGGGCAAGGCGGAACGGATTCCACCGGCATCGGTGCAGATCGAACCCCAGGCGGCCCAGTGGAAGGGGCGCACCTTCCGGCTGGTGGACCGCCGGGATCTGATCCGGGATTGATTCCGCGTCACTGCCCGCGCCACTCCCGCGTGGCAGGTCGTGGCCGTTTCCTGGACACTGGAGGAGGAGGCGCCCGTGACCCCAGGCCGAGTCGAGTCCATCCACCTCGCCGCGGAGGCCGAGGCCTCCATGCGCGGCGTGCCCGAAGCCACCGCCCTCGCCGGGGTGGGCCTGGAGGGCGACCGCTACGCCACCCGGGCGGGCAGTTTCTCCGCCAAGCCCAAGCCGGGCCGTCAGATCACGCTCATCGAGGCGGAGGCCATCGAGGCGCTGGCCTTGGAGCTGGGCCTGGTCCTCGCCCCGGGGGAGACGCGCCGCAACCTCGTCACCCGCGGGGTGGCGCTGAACCACCTGGTGGGCCGGGAGTTCACCGTGGGCGAGGTGCGCCTGCGCGGCCATGAGCTCTGTGAACCCTGCGCCACCCTCGCCCGAGTGACGGGCAAACCCCAGATCCTGCCCGGCCTCATCCACCGGGGCGGCCTGCGCGCCGAGATCCTGGACGGGGGTGTGATCCGCGTGGGAGATGCGGTCCAGGTCTGACGATCCCCAGAATTTCGGGTCGCCCGGTTCAACCGATCGCGGGTCCACGGCCTCCATGGAAGGGTTGGGGGATACCGCCATGACGAGCCTTTTCATCCGATGGGACCTGCGCTTGACCTTCGCCGGAGGCCTCGCCCTGGCCTGGGCTGCGGCCTGGGCTTCGGCATGGACACCGGCCTGCGCCCAGAGCCCGGCGCCCCTGGTTCCGGCGAGCCGCCGCGTGGCCACCGCGCCGGATCGGGCGCCCGTGGCGCCTGAGGTGGCGGTGGAACGGCTTGCGGTCCAGCTGGGCCTGACCGACCCGCAGAAAATCCAGCTGAAGGCCATCCTGGCGGAGCGCCAGGAGCAGATGCGGGCCATCCAGGGCGATGCGTCCCTGCGTCCCTACCAGAAGCTCCGGAAAGCGCAGGCGGCCCACCAGGAATACGACCGGAGGATTCTCGCCACCCTGAACGACGAACAGAAGCGCCAGTACGAAGGGCTGGAAGCCCAGGCCAAGGAGGCGCTGAAGCGCCGGCGGCAGACCCGGAAGGAGTCTCTGGCGCCCAGCTACCCGGCGGACTGAAGGGGCTGGTCCCGGGGCGGCCGGGGGCCGTCCGGCGTCCGGAACCGGGCCAACAGCAGACCGGCGCCCAGGGCGACCCCGAAGGCGGAAAGCCACACGGCGCGCGGGCCGGCCTTGGCGTAGGCCAGAACGCCCAGCCAGGGGCCCAGGGCCAGGCCGGCGGCGAAGCAGAGGGAAAGCAGGCCCATGTACTCGCCGCGCCGGTCCGGGGGCGCCAGGGTGGCCACGGCGTCG harbors:
- a CDS encoding ABC transporter permease, with product MDIREPLSAAVRALKANKLRSALTTLGIIIGVAAVIVVVSLVQGLQTSVLKQVERAGSQTIFIRPVMPGDMPFAELTKIKNKDLTLDNMRALAHAVPQITQVTPIFFNGSEVKADGRTANANLIMTDESYLELNSINLVAGRNFVPSDLRLGNKVAIIGPRVIEKLGLKGNPLGHILTTPTLSLEVIGVLEEQGAQLGNDPDQNILIPLSTGLAQLSETQRRQLFFQARIDPRLTADDGAALVEDALRRIKGLRGKELSGFKVFSPKQITGIISGITGTITAVAGGMVSIALLVGGIGIMNIMLVSVTERTREIGVRKAVGAKRHDIMLQFLIEAAFLCVLGGAIGVGLGFILGAALGKALLGTMGSVPIWAIVSAFAVPAAIGLIFGLYPAAKASKLDPIEALRYE
- a CDS encoding efflux RND transporter periplasmic adaptor subunit codes for the protein MASRNTKLLLGGAAALVILIVLGIAFGGAKDEDSAYSWDAVGRGDIRETISASGEIRAKTQINIGTSVAGEIKAIHVKDGQDVKAGDLLVSIDQERLKQALAQAQGLLEAARQDASRLEAAMRRAVDSFPRYEALRQQGLMSDEDFRQQKLAKESAVLSYNSARANVAQSDANLKAMQDGLSKATLRAPITGRVTSLKAEKGETAIPGMSNLPGATLMVISDMSEMQAEIKVNESEVVRTKVGQTAQVTVESLPGKVFPGSVIEVATGTEKTGTDANLYKVKVLLQGQASDLGQLRPGMSTRAVILTREAKGVLRVPLQAVLEREGNPDEAQKQGLLAPMTRNIVMVFKGGKAQERTVQVGIANTQFFELKEGLAEGDKVLTGPIRKLKELKDKATVTLRARSDSDLAKVKDTKK
- a CDS encoding YIP1 family protein; translated protein: MSDQSSSLYGDQPEAPRPKAPGLIDQIVGVFTAPVELFQKLNKAPSWGWALGVLVVAALVVTVIWGLRVDVEEMLRPILERNPQVQASQIDMIIEMQKKFVLPFGIIGALFGTAAAMALVGLFYWLIGKALPEAEAPSYPQALSAAVVPTLVRLPHTLLLIVICLVRPIGGLTPEKLAPTSLGYFMHVENLKLHAFLYSIDLFYLAEAVLTYFALRHLVRMKTSGALICVLLPMAFGIGLRILGAK
- the rocD gene encoding ornithine--oxo-acid transaminase, whose translation is MATLAAKSEALIQQENQYGAHNYHPLDVVCTKGEGVFLTDVDGKKYMDFLAAYSAVNQGHNHPKIGEAMIAQIKTLALTSRAFRNDQFPPLLEKLCKLTGFDKALLMNSGAEAVETALKAMRKWGYDKKGIEYGKAEIIVADGNFHGRTTTIVGFSTDPDSTSRFGPFTPGFVIVPYGDLEAVKKAINPNTCAIFMEPIQGEGGVVIPPDGFLRGLRDLATKNNCLLVLDEIQSGLGRTGKLFAFEHEGIRPDGITIGKALSGGYYPVSAFLANDEVMDVFTPGIHGSTYGGNPLACAVASAALDVLVDEKLAERAAELGEYFAKRLKDMKSDKVELVRVRGLWAGVQLKESAGKARPYCYQLKERGMLCKDTHEQIIRLAPPLVITKEQIDWAVDQLEAVLQG
- a CDS encoding MOSC domain-containing protein is translated as MTPGRVESIHLAAEAEASMRGVPEATALAGVGLEGDRYATRAGSFSAKPKPGRQITLIEAEAIEALALELGLVLAPGETRRNLVTRGVALNHLVGREFTVGEVRLRGHELCEPCATLARVTGKPQILPGLIHRGGLRAEILDGGVIRVGDAVQV